The Thermobispora bispora DSM 43833 genome window below encodes:
- a CDS encoding complex I subunit 4 family protein encodes MNWLLILLPALPLAGAAALATPAFRGRTGIGWGTGVSGLVLAGAVAVAAAFDHRDAGRVQFEVDLPWVPALGVRFHLGVDGISLPLVVLTALLTFLCFVHLARHRPEAGRPRALAFALLVLEVGMMGTFLALDLLLFFVFFEVVLVPMYFVIAIWGGDGRRAAAVKFILYTLLGSALLLIGLLVVALQAGTLDMTALAERRGAGIPRAAQVVAFLAIGLGLAVKTPMWPLHTWLPDAHTEAPTVGSVLLAGVLLKMGSYGFARIAIPALPEGAAAWAPWLGAFAAIGIVYGALACLAQRDLKRLIAFSSVGHMGFVLLGLATLTPVGMNAALFGNIAHGLITGLLFFLAGAVKERYGTSDIARIGGGLLGRLPYLGSLLTFAGIASLGLPGLAGFWGEMLALLGAFRPADALPRPLFLVFMVAGGVGAVLTAAYFLRMLSFVTHGRAIETVPVGPQLAAVEERAGAAPPGEPPGAAAGPAGGRAFRRGRPADVTGHELAAWTPLVVLIVLLGLVPAILLSVTTPAVLAALTGVVP; translated from the coding sequence GTGAACTGGCTGCTCATCCTCCTGCCCGCCCTGCCGCTCGCCGGAGCGGCCGCGCTCGCCACCCCGGCGTTCCGCGGGCGGACCGGCATCGGCTGGGGCACCGGGGTCTCCGGGCTGGTGCTCGCCGGCGCGGTGGCCGTGGCCGCGGCCTTCGACCACCGGGACGCCGGCCGGGTGCAGTTCGAGGTCGACCTGCCGTGGGTCCCCGCCCTGGGCGTGCGGTTCCACCTCGGGGTGGACGGGATCTCGCTCCCGCTGGTCGTGCTCACCGCCCTGCTGACCTTCCTGTGCTTCGTCCATCTGGCGCGGCACCGGCCGGAGGCCGGGCGGCCGCGGGCGCTGGCGTTCGCGCTGCTCGTCCTCGAGGTCGGGATGATGGGCACCTTCCTCGCCCTCGACCTGCTGCTCTTCTTCGTGTTCTTCGAGGTCGTGCTGGTGCCGATGTACTTCGTGATCGCCATCTGGGGCGGTGACGGCCGCCGGGCGGCCGCGGTCAAGTTCATCCTCTACACGCTGCTCGGCTCGGCGCTGCTGCTCATCGGCCTGCTCGTCGTCGCGCTCCAGGCCGGCACCCTCGACATGACCGCCCTCGCCGAGCGCCGCGGGGCGGGGATCCCGCGCGCGGCGCAGGTCGTCGCGTTCCTCGCGATCGGCCTCGGCCTCGCGGTGAAGACGCCGATGTGGCCGCTGCACACCTGGCTGCCCGACGCCCACACCGAGGCGCCGACCGTCGGCTCGGTGCTGCTCGCCGGTGTGCTGCTCAAGATGGGCTCGTACGGCTTCGCGCGGATCGCCATCCCCGCCCTGCCCGAGGGCGCGGCCGCGTGGGCACCGTGGCTCGGCGCGTTCGCGGCGATCGGCATCGTCTACGGCGCGCTCGCCTGCCTCGCCCAGCGCGACCTCAAGCGCCTGATCGCCTTCTCCTCGGTGGGGCACATGGGCTTCGTGCTGCTCGGGCTGGCCACGCTCACCCCGGTCGGGATGAACGCCGCGCTCTTCGGCAACATCGCGCACGGCCTCATCACCGGGCTGCTGTTCTTCCTCGCCGGCGCGGTGAAGGAGCGGTACGGGACCTCGGACATCGCCCGGATCGGCGGCGGCCTGCTCGGCCGCCTGCCGTACCTGGGGTCGCTGCTCACGTTCGCCGGCATCGCGTCGCTCGGCCTGCCCGGGCTCGCCGGGTTCTGGGGGGAGATGCTCGCGCTGCTCGGGGCGTTCCGGCCGGCCGACGCGCTCCCCCGGCCGCTGTTCCTGGTGTTCATGGTGGCCGGTGGGGTGGGCGCGGTGCTCACCGCCGCCTACTTCCTCCGCATGCTCTCGTTCGTCACCCACGGCCGGGCGATCGAGACCGTCCCGGTCGGCCCGCAGCTCGCCGCGGTCGAGGAGCGGGCCGGCGCCGCGCCGCCGGGTGAGCCGCCCGGCGCGGCGGCCGGGCCAGCCGGCGGCCGGGCTTTCCGGCGGGGCCGGCCGGCCGACGTCACCGGGCACGAGCTCGCCGCCTGGACCCCGCTCGTGGTGCTCATCGTGCTCCTCGGGCTGGTGCCCGCGATCCTGCTCTCCGTCACCACGCCGGCGGTGCTGGCGGCCCTCACGGGGGTGGTGCCGTGA
- a CDS encoding NADH-quinone oxidoreductase subunit N, with product MILTLAVPPFASGPGGVIQSIDFAAIAVPLILACAAGLVLLLDAFLPDRPGSGRAVGLVALGGVLAALAATAVQGAQGVERRTFCVPASLAADGAPPPCSFVADRFTLVFAAVVLAAGVVVVLLSMAELATGRVPVGEWYFLLLATLTGAVLLPASRDLITLVVALEVVSLPVFALTALRRYDGRATEAALKLFLFSVVATAVTLFGASLLYGVTGSVFLDRIALAQAGPGSPVTTVAIMLMLAGFAFKAAAVPFHSWAGDVYRGAPIPVAALLSVVSKAAGFAGLILLLTTALGGRAATWAPVIAVVAALTMTVGNVLALRQRDAIRLLAWSSVAQSGYILAPLAAVPGPGGATAPGEPASAGSPVIGPAAGASIAYLIFYAAMNLIAFAVVMTVARREDGAELDGYRGLVRRSPVLGLGLAFSLISLAGLPPGLAGLFAKIVVFRAVLDGGLGWLAVVVAVNTVIGLAYYLAWTARLFAPAAPEPGRTGPVPALVAVGLTVAVTLAFSVVPQAVLALAG from the coding sequence GTGATCCTCACGCTCGCGGTGCCGCCTTTCGCCTCCGGGCCCGGCGGGGTGATCCAGTCCATCGACTTCGCGGCGATCGCGGTCCCGCTCATCCTCGCCTGCGCCGCCGGCCTGGTGCTGCTGCTCGACGCCTTCCTCCCCGACCGCCCGGGGAGCGGGCGGGCCGTCGGGCTCGTCGCCCTCGGCGGGGTGCTCGCCGCGCTCGCCGCCACCGCGGTGCAGGGCGCCCAAGGGGTGGAGCGGCGGACGTTCTGCGTGCCCGCCTCGCTCGCCGCGGACGGCGCGCCGCCGCCGTGCTCGTTCGTGGCCGACCGGTTCACGCTGGTCTTCGCCGCCGTGGTGCTCGCCGCCGGCGTCGTGGTGGTGCTGCTCTCCATGGCGGAGCTCGCCACCGGGCGCGTCCCCGTGGGCGAGTGGTACTTCCTGCTGCTCGCCACGCTCACCGGCGCGGTGCTGCTCCCCGCCTCCCGTGACCTGATCACGCTGGTGGTCGCCCTCGAGGTGGTCTCGCTCCCGGTCTTCGCCCTCACCGCCCTGCGCCGGTACGACGGCCGGGCGACCGAGGCGGCGCTCAAGCTGTTCCTCTTCTCCGTGGTCGCCACCGCGGTCACCCTGTTCGGCGCCTCCCTGTTGTACGGCGTGACCGGGTCGGTCTTCCTCGACCGGATCGCCCTCGCCCAGGCCGGGCCGGGCTCCCCGGTCACCACGGTCGCGATCATGCTGATGCTGGCCGGTTTCGCGTTCAAGGCCGCGGCCGTGCCGTTCCACTCGTGGGCCGGGGACGTCTACCGGGGTGCGCCGATCCCGGTGGCCGCGCTGCTGTCGGTCGTCTCCAAGGCGGCGGGCTTCGCCGGGCTCATCCTCCTCCTCACCACCGCGCTGGGCGGCCGGGCGGCGACCTGGGCGCCGGTGATCGCGGTCGTCGCCGCCCTCACCATGACCGTGGGGAACGTGCTCGCGCTTCGGCAGCGCGACGCGATCCGGCTGCTCGCCTGGTCCTCGGTCGCCCAGTCGGGGTACATCCTCGCCCCGCTCGCCGCCGTCCCCGGGCCGGGCGGCGCCACCGCGCCGGGCGAGCCCGCCTCCGCCGGATCGCCGGTGATCGGCCCGGCCGCCGGCGCGTCCATCGCGTACCTGATCTTCTACGCGGCGATGAACCTCATCGCGTTCGCCGTGGTCATGACCGTCGCCCGGCGGGAGGACGGGGCGGAGCTCGACGGCTACCGCGGCCTGGTCCGCCGGAGCCCCGTGCTCGGGCTCGGCCTCGCGTTCTCGCTGATCAGCCTCGCCGGCCTCCCGCCCGGGCTCGCCGGGCTCTTCGCCAAGATCGTGGTCTTCCGCGCGGTGCTCGACGGCGGGCTCGGCTGGCTCGCCGTGGTGGTGGCGGTCAACACCGTCATCGGGCTCGCCTACTACCTCGCCTGGACCGCGCGGCTCTTCGCCCCGGCCGCTCCCGAGCCGGGCCGTACCGGGCCGGTCCCCGCGCTGGTGGCGGTGGGCCTCACGGTCGCGGTCACGCTCGCGTTCTCCGTGGTCCCGCAGGCGGTGCTCGCCCTGGCCGGGTGA